A DNA window from Syngnathus typhle isolate RoL2023-S1 ecotype Sweden linkage group LG2, RoL_Styp_1.0, whole genome shotgun sequence contains the following coding sequences:
- the ralgapb gene encoding ral GTPase-activating protein subunit beta isoform X1, whose product MYSEWRSLQLVVQSDQGHLSVLHSYPTNVGTEVANAVVKPLCTAVSPVATENILKTDKEVKWTMEVLCYGLTLPLEGDTVKLCVDVYTDWMMALVSPRDSMPQPVVKEPNMYVQTILKHLHNVFVPRPDQHSLNHIRLCQQVLTAVQKLARESLCMVRETWEVLLLFLLRINDTLLAPPTVGVGVAEKLAEKLMGVLFEVWLLACARCFPTPPYWKTAKEMLANWRHHPPVVEQWSRVACALTSRLLRFTHGPSFPAFKVPDEDANLIPLEMDNDCVAQAWYRFLHMLSNPVDLSNPAIVSTTPKFQEQFLNSSSIPHEVVLHPCLKQLPQIFFRAMRGVSCLVDAFLGVSVEKRDVRERVFSFCPVLRSHGISRPRADSAPPTPVNRMSMSPPPSIANTTPPHSRKQRHTVVTKTTSKSSTGSASQPTKASQQQQTSSSPTLLSSPNQSSWESRPLPAPARPKVNSILNLFGQWLFDAALVHCKLHSGLSRDPSMTAIATQVGLELRRKGSQMSSDSMVSNPMFDANEFPESYEAGRAEACGTLCRIFCSKKTSEEILPVYLSRFYMVLIQGLQISDFICRPVLASIILNSSSLFCTDLKGINVVVPYFIAALETIVPDRELSKFKMYVNPTDLRRASINILLAMLPLPHHFGNIKSEVLLEGKFNEEDGSPHDQPVSFLSLRLRLVNVLIGALQTETDPANTQLILGAMLNIVQDSALLESIGTQTETGSIDGSHVTVRNQSHSRNNSGISFSSGGSTEATSPDYERPAQALLRDYANVVKVVCRVKSRWIKYLSLPDTAAGLLVRSIHLVTQRLNSQWRQDMSISLAALELLAGLAKVKVGVDSADRKRAVSSICGYIVYQCSRPAPLQSRDLHSMIVAAFQFLCVWLTEHPGMLDEKDCLVEVLEIVELGISGSKSRQEQEVRHKGEKEHNPASMRVKDAAEATLSCIMQVLGAFPSPSGPASTCSLLNEDTLIRYARLSATGASNFRYFVLDNSVILAMLEQPLGNEQNPSPSVTILIRGTAGRHAWTMQLFHQPRGARASQRQVFVPEGRPTPNNDVGIKYNVKQRPFPEEVDKIPLVKADVSIPDLDDIVSKELEVQHDKLRILMTKQIDYENTLERHGDDIWKSKPFPDPQIDCKPPPPSQEFQTARLFLSHFGFLSLEALKEPNNSRLPPHLIGLESSLPGFFDDINYLDLLPCRPFDTVFVFYMRAGQKSSHEILRNVESSASVQPHFLEFLLSLGWPVDVGSHPGWTGHLDTSWSLNSCSDNDVQQTEEAATPEDTGGAVFNGEKKVLYYADALTEIAFVVPSLMEHSEESSVHSDCTLEADTNMDLMPSILKQPNLTLELFPNHSDNLESVKKLSPLVKTKRSSSGKSFPPLGPETKVFVVWVERFDDIENFPLSDLLGETSTGLEASMSNSTSCRSGLLEKDVPLIFIHPLKTGLFRIRLHGAVGKFSMVIPLVDGMVVSRRALGFLVRQTIINVCRRKRLESDSYNPPHVRRKQRITEIVQRYRNKQLEPEFYTSLFHEVGEGKPHL is encoded by the exons ATGTACTCAGAGTGGCGCTCGCTGCAGCTGGTGGTGCAAAGCGACCAGGGCCACCTCAGTGTCCTGCATTCCTACCCCACCAACGTGGGCACCGAGGTGGCCAACGCTGTGGTCAAGCCGCTCTGCACGGCTGTCAGCCCTGTCGCCACCGAGAACATCCTCAAGACGGACAAGGAG GTGAAATGGACCATGGAGGTGCTGTGTTACGGCCTCACCCTTCCCCTCGAGGGTGACACTGTCAAGCTGTGTGTTGATGTGTACACGGACTGGATGATGGCCCTCGTGTCACCCAGGGACTCCATGCCTCAGCCTGTGGTCAAAGAGCCCAATATGTATGTGCAGACCATCCTGAAACATCTCCACAATGTCTTTGTGCCAAG GCCTGACCAGCACAGCTTGAATCATATCAGGCTATGCCAGCAAGTCCTGACTGCTGTCCAAAAACTAGCACGAGAATCTCTTTGTATGGTGAGGGAGACCTGGGAGGTGCTGCTACTCTTCTTGCTTCGTATTAATGACACCTTGCTTGCTCCGCCCACCGTTGGAG TGGGCGTGGCAGAGAAACTAGCCGAAAAGTTAATGGGCGTGCTGTTTGAGGTGTGGCTTCTGGCGTGCGCCCGCTGCTTTCCCACGCCGCCATACTGGAAAACGGCGAAGGAGATGCTGGCCAACTGGAGACATCATCCACCAGTTGTAGAGCAGTGGAGCCGCGTAGCCTGTGCCCTCACCTCCAG ACTTCTGCGCTTCACCCATGGGCCCTCCTTCCCAGCTTTTAAAGTTCCTGATGAGGATGCCAACCTGATCCCTTTAGAGATGGACAATGACTGTGTGGCACAGGCGTGGTATCGTTTTCTCCACATGCTCAG CAATCCAGTGGACCTGAGCAATCCGGCGATAGTGAGCACCACTCCCAAGTTCCAAGAACAATTTCTCAACTCCAGCAGCATCCCACACGAGGTGGTTCTTCATCCCTGTCTCAAGCAACTGCCCCAGATTTTCTTCAGGGCCATGAGGGGGGTCAGCTGCCTTGTCGATGCCTTCCTTG GTGTCTCAGTTGAAAAGAGAGATGTGCGGGAGAGGGTGTTCTCTTTTTGTCCGGTGCTGCGTTCCCATG GCATATCCCGTCCTCGAGCTGACAGTGCCCCGCCCACCCCAGTCAACAGAATGAGCATGTCTCCACCTCCCTCCATTGCCAACACCACGCCCCCTCACAGCCGCAAACAGCGGCACACGGTTGTCACCAAAACCACAAGCAAGAGTTCTACT GGTAGTGCGAGTCAACCAACAAAAGCATCGCAGCAGCAACAGACCTCTTCGTCACCGACCCTGCTGTCCAGCCCAAACCAGAGTAGTTGGGAGTCGCGGCCGCTCCCTGCTCCGGCGCGGCCAAAAGTCAACAGCATCCTCAACTTGTTTGGCCAATGGTTGTTCGACGCCGCCTTGGTGCACTGTAAACTCCACAGCGGCCTCAGCCGAGACCCCAGCATGACTG CAATAGCTACACAAGTAGGACTGGAGCTGAGAAGGAAAGGTTCCCAAATGTCCAGCGACTCAATGGTGTCCAATCCCATGTTTGATGCAAACGAGTTTCCGGAGAGCTATGAGGCAGGCCGGGCTGAGGCCTGCGGGACTCTCTGCCGCATCTTCTGTAGCAAGAAAACCAGTGAAGAAATTCTGCCTGTTTACCTCTCCAG GTTCTACATGGTGCTGATTCAAGGTCTCCAGATCTCTGATTTCATCTGTAGACCTGTCCTGGCCTCCATCATTCTTAATTCTTCCTCTCTCTTCTGCACTGACCTGAAGGGCATCAATGTGGTTGTGCCATACTTCATAGCGGCTTTGGAGACTATTGTACCAGACAG GGAGCTGTCCAAATTCAAGATGTATGTAAATCCCACCGATCTGAGGAGAGCCTCCATTAATATTCTGCTGGCAATGCTGCCACTGCCTCATCACTTTGGCAACATCAAATCGGAG GTTCTTTTGGAGGGCAAGTTTAACGAGGAAGACGGATCGCCGCACGACCAGCCTGTGTCTTTTTTGTCCCTGAGGCTGCGTCTCGTCAATGTTTTGATCGGAGCCCTGCAGACAGAGACCGACCCTGCCAACACACAGCTCATCTTGG GTGCAATGCTAAATATTGTTCAAGACTCTGCACTGTTGGAGTCCATAGGCACACAGACTGAAACA GGAAGCATAGATGGCAGTCACGTGACGGTGAGAAACCAGAGTCATAGCAGAAATAACAGTGGCATTAGCTTCAGCAGTGGGGGCAGCACGGAGGCAACCAGCCCAGATTATGAACGTCCTGCCCAGGCACTCCTTCGAGACTATG CTAACGTGGTTAAAGTGGTGTGCAGAGTTAAGAGCCGTTGGATAAAATATCTCT CTCTTCCAGATACAGCGGCAGGCCTGTTGGTGCGTAGCATCCACCTGGTCACTCAGAGGCTCAATTCCCAATGGAGGCAAGACAtgagcatttcactagctgccCTGGAACTCCTGGCTGGCCTTGCCAAG GTCAAGGTGGGGGTTGACTCCGCGGATCGTAAACGGGCCGTCAGCTCTATATGCGGGTACATTGTGTACCAGTGTAGCCGTCCAGCTCCTCTTCAGTCCAGGGACCTTCACTCCATGATTGTAGCTGCCTTccagtttctttgtgtgtggctCACTGAGCACCCTGGCATGCTGGATGAAAAG GATTGTCTGGTTGAAGTATTGGAGATAGTGGAGCTGGGAATTTCTGGCAGCAAGTCCCGTCAGGAACAGGAAGTGCGACACAAAGGGGAGAAGGAACACAACCCCGCTTCAATGAGGGTGAAAGATGCAGCTGAGGCCACGCTATCATG TATCATGCAGGTCCTGGGAGCTTTCCCCTCTCCGAGTGGGCCTGCGTCCACTTGCAGTCTGCTCAACGAAGACACCCTAATTCGCTACGCACGACTCAGCGCCACCGGGGCCAGTAACTTCCGCTACTTTGTCTTGGACAACTCGGTTATTCTTGCCATGTTGGAGCAACCTCTCGGCAATGAGCAGA ACCCCAGCCCGTCTGTTACAATTCTGATCCGAGGGACGGCAGGCAGGCATGCATGGACCATGCAGCTCTTCCACCAGCCCAGAGGTGCTCGGGCCAGTCAAAGG CAGGTATTTGTTCCCGAGGGCCGTCCAACACCAAACAACGATGTCGGGATCAAGTACAACGTCAAGCAGAGGCCGTTCCCTGAGGAGGTGGACAAGATCCCCCTTGTTAAAGCCGACGTTAGCATTCCTGACCTGGATGACATTGTTAGCAAAGAG CTGGAAGTTCAACATGACAAGCTTCGCATTCTGATGACCAAGCAAATAGATTATGAGAATACATTGGAGCGGCACGGTGACGACATCTGGAAGTCCAAGCCTTTCCCTGACCCACAGATAGACTGCAAACCTCCTCCGCCTTCGCAGGAGTTCCAGACAGCTCGCCTCTTCCTCTCCCACTTTGGTTTTCTTTCTCTGGAGGCGCTCAAG GAGCCCAACAACAGTCGTCTACCTCCTCATCTGATCGGCTTGGAGTCATCCTTGCCGGGATTCTTTGATGACATCAACTACCTAGACCTGCTCCCCTGCCGCCCGTTTGACACAGTCTTTGTTTTCTACATGAGGGCTGGACAGAAGAGCAGCCACGAG ATCCTGAGGAATGTGGAATCATCCGCTAGCGTTCAGCCCCACTTTTTGGAGTTCCTTCTGTCCTTAGGCTGGCCTGTGGACGTAGGAAGTCACCCAGGGTGGACAGGACACCTCGATACGAGCTGGTCCCTCAACTCGTGCTCCGACAATGACGTACAACAGACTG AAGAAGCAGCTACTCCCGAGGACACGGGAGGTGCAGTGTTCAACGGGGAAAAGAAAGTTTTGTACTATGCAGATGCTCTGACTGAAATTGCCTTTGTTGTCCCGTCGCTAATGGAACATTCTG AGGAGTCATCAGTCCACAGTGACTGCACACTGGAGGCCGACACCAACATGGACCTTATGCCCAGTATACTCAAACAGCCGAATCTCACACTGGAGTTGTTCCCTAATCACTCGGACAACCTGGAGTCTGTCAAAAAG CTGAGTCCTTTGGTGAAGACCAAGAGGTCTTCAAGCGGAAAATCGTTCCCACCACTGGGCCCAGAGACAAAGGTGTTTGTCGTCTGGGTGGAACGATTCGATGATATCG aAAATTTCCCATTGTCTGATCTTCTTGGTGAAACCAGCACAGGTTTAGAAGCAAGCATGAGCAACAGCACCTCCTGCAG ATCAGGGTTACTCGAGAAGGACGTTCCACTGATCTTCATCCATCCTCTCAAGACGGGCCTCTTTCGGATCCGACTGCATGGCGCTGTGGGCAAATTTAGTATGGTGATCCCTCTGGTGGATGGCATGGTGGTCAGCCGCAGGGCGCTAG GCTTTCTGGTGCGCCAAACCATCATCAACGTGTGCCGACGAAAACGCCTAGAAAGTGACTCGTATAACCCGCCGCACGTGAGGCGGAAGCAAAGAATCACGGAGATTGTGCAGCGGTATCGCAACAAGCAACTGGAGCCTGAATTTTACACCTCCCTCTTCCATGAGGTGGGAGAAGGGAAGCCTCACCTCTAA
- the ralgapb gene encoding ral GTPase-activating protein subunit beta isoform X2, with translation MYSEWRSLQLVVQSDQGHLSVLHSYPTNVGTEVANAVVKPLCTAVSPVATENILKTDKEVKWTMEVLCYGLTLPLEGDTVKLCVDVYTDWMMALVSPRDSMPQPVVKEPNMYVQTILKHLHNVFVPRPDQHSLNHIRLCQQVLTAVQKLARESLCMVRETWEVLLLFLLRINDTLLAPPTVGVGVAEKLAEKLMGVLFEVWLLACARCFPTPPYWKTAKEMLANWRHHPPVVEQWSRVACALTSRLLRFTHGPSFPAFKVPDEDANLIPLEMDNDCVAQAWYRFLHMLSNPVDLSNPAIVSTTPKFQEQFLNSSSIPHEVVLHPCLKQLPQIFFRAMRGVSCLVDAFLGVSVEKRDVRERVFSFCPVLRSHGISRPRADSAPPTPVNRMSMSPPPSIANTTPPHSRKQRHTVVTKTTSKSSTGSASQPTKASQQQQTSSSPTLLSSPNQSSWESRPLPAPARPKVNSILNLFGQWLFDAALVHCKLHSGLSRDPSMTAIATQVGLELRRKGSQMSSDSMVSNPMFDANEFPESYEAGRAEACGTLCRIFCSKKTSEEILPVYLSRFYMVLIQGLQISDFICRPVLASIILNSSSLFCTDLKGINVVVPYFIAALETIVPDRELSKFKMYVNPTDLRRASINILLAMLPLPHHFGNIKSEVLLEGKFNEEDGSPHDQPVSFLSLRLRLVNVLIGALQTETDPANTQLILGAMLNIVQDSALLESIGTQTETGSIDGSHVTVRNQSHSRNNSGISFSSGGSTEATSPDYERPAQALLRDYANVVKVVCRVKSRWIKYLSLPDTAAGLLVRSIHLVTQRLNSQWRQDMSISLAALELLAGLAKVKVGVDSADRKRAVSSICGYIVYQCSRPAPLQSRDLHSMIVAAFQFLCVWLTEHPGMLDEKDCLVEVLEIVELGISGSKSRQEQEVRHKGEKEHNPASMRVKDAAEATLSCIMQVLGAFPSPSGPASTCSLLNEDTLIRYARLSATGASNFRYFVLDNSVILAMLEQPLGNEQNPSPSVTILIRGTAGRHAWTMQLFHQPRGARASQRVFVPEGRPTPNNDVGIKYNVKQRPFPEEVDKIPLVKADVSIPDLDDIVSKELEVQHDKLRILMTKQIDYENTLERHGDDIWKSKPFPDPQIDCKPPPPSQEFQTARLFLSHFGFLSLEALKEPNNSRLPPHLIGLESSLPGFFDDINYLDLLPCRPFDTVFVFYMRAGQKSSHEILRNVESSASVQPHFLEFLLSLGWPVDVGSHPGWTGHLDTSWSLNSCSDNDVQQTEEAATPEDTGGAVFNGEKKVLYYADALTEIAFVVPSLMEHSEESSVHSDCTLEADTNMDLMPSILKQPNLTLELFPNHSDNLESVKKLSPLVKTKRSSSGKSFPPLGPETKVFVVWVERFDDIENFPLSDLLGETSTGLEASMSNSTSCRSGLLEKDVPLIFIHPLKTGLFRIRLHGAVGKFSMVIPLVDGMVVSRRALGFLVRQTIINVCRRKRLESDSYNPPHVRRKQRITEIVQRYRNKQLEPEFYTSLFHEVGEGKPHL, from the exons ATGTACTCAGAGTGGCGCTCGCTGCAGCTGGTGGTGCAAAGCGACCAGGGCCACCTCAGTGTCCTGCATTCCTACCCCACCAACGTGGGCACCGAGGTGGCCAACGCTGTGGTCAAGCCGCTCTGCACGGCTGTCAGCCCTGTCGCCACCGAGAACATCCTCAAGACGGACAAGGAG GTGAAATGGACCATGGAGGTGCTGTGTTACGGCCTCACCCTTCCCCTCGAGGGTGACACTGTCAAGCTGTGTGTTGATGTGTACACGGACTGGATGATGGCCCTCGTGTCACCCAGGGACTCCATGCCTCAGCCTGTGGTCAAAGAGCCCAATATGTATGTGCAGACCATCCTGAAACATCTCCACAATGTCTTTGTGCCAAG GCCTGACCAGCACAGCTTGAATCATATCAGGCTATGCCAGCAAGTCCTGACTGCTGTCCAAAAACTAGCACGAGAATCTCTTTGTATGGTGAGGGAGACCTGGGAGGTGCTGCTACTCTTCTTGCTTCGTATTAATGACACCTTGCTTGCTCCGCCCACCGTTGGAG TGGGCGTGGCAGAGAAACTAGCCGAAAAGTTAATGGGCGTGCTGTTTGAGGTGTGGCTTCTGGCGTGCGCCCGCTGCTTTCCCACGCCGCCATACTGGAAAACGGCGAAGGAGATGCTGGCCAACTGGAGACATCATCCACCAGTTGTAGAGCAGTGGAGCCGCGTAGCCTGTGCCCTCACCTCCAG ACTTCTGCGCTTCACCCATGGGCCCTCCTTCCCAGCTTTTAAAGTTCCTGATGAGGATGCCAACCTGATCCCTTTAGAGATGGACAATGACTGTGTGGCACAGGCGTGGTATCGTTTTCTCCACATGCTCAG CAATCCAGTGGACCTGAGCAATCCGGCGATAGTGAGCACCACTCCCAAGTTCCAAGAACAATTTCTCAACTCCAGCAGCATCCCACACGAGGTGGTTCTTCATCCCTGTCTCAAGCAACTGCCCCAGATTTTCTTCAGGGCCATGAGGGGGGTCAGCTGCCTTGTCGATGCCTTCCTTG GTGTCTCAGTTGAAAAGAGAGATGTGCGGGAGAGGGTGTTCTCTTTTTGTCCGGTGCTGCGTTCCCATG GCATATCCCGTCCTCGAGCTGACAGTGCCCCGCCCACCCCAGTCAACAGAATGAGCATGTCTCCACCTCCCTCCATTGCCAACACCACGCCCCCTCACAGCCGCAAACAGCGGCACACGGTTGTCACCAAAACCACAAGCAAGAGTTCTACT GGTAGTGCGAGTCAACCAACAAAAGCATCGCAGCAGCAACAGACCTCTTCGTCACCGACCCTGCTGTCCAGCCCAAACCAGAGTAGTTGGGAGTCGCGGCCGCTCCCTGCTCCGGCGCGGCCAAAAGTCAACAGCATCCTCAACTTGTTTGGCCAATGGTTGTTCGACGCCGCCTTGGTGCACTGTAAACTCCACAGCGGCCTCAGCCGAGACCCCAGCATGACTG CAATAGCTACACAAGTAGGACTGGAGCTGAGAAGGAAAGGTTCCCAAATGTCCAGCGACTCAATGGTGTCCAATCCCATGTTTGATGCAAACGAGTTTCCGGAGAGCTATGAGGCAGGCCGGGCTGAGGCCTGCGGGACTCTCTGCCGCATCTTCTGTAGCAAGAAAACCAGTGAAGAAATTCTGCCTGTTTACCTCTCCAG GTTCTACATGGTGCTGATTCAAGGTCTCCAGATCTCTGATTTCATCTGTAGACCTGTCCTGGCCTCCATCATTCTTAATTCTTCCTCTCTCTTCTGCACTGACCTGAAGGGCATCAATGTGGTTGTGCCATACTTCATAGCGGCTTTGGAGACTATTGTACCAGACAG GGAGCTGTCCAAATTCAAGATGTATGTAAATCCCACCGATCTGAGGAGAGCCTCCATTAATATTCTGCTGGCAATGCTGCCACTGCCTCATCACTTTGGCAACATCAAATCGGAG GTTCTTTTGGAGGGCAAGTTTAACGAGGAAGACGGATCGCCGCACGACCAGCCTGTGTCTTTTTTGTCCCTGAGGCTGCGTCTCGTCAATGTTTTGATCGGAGCCCTGCAGACAGAGACCGACCCTGCCAACACACAGCTCATCTTGG GTGCAATGCTAAATATTGTTCAAGACTCTGCACTGTTGGAGTCCATAGGCACACAGACTGAAACA GGAAGCATAGATGGCAGTCACGTGACGGTGAGAAACCAGAGTCATAGCAGAAATAACAGTGGCATTAGCTTCAGCAGTGGGGGCAGCACGGAGGCAACCAGCCCAGATTATGAACGTCCTGCCCAGGCACTCCTTCGAGACTATG CTAACGTGGTTAAAGTGGTGTGCAGAGTTAAGAGCCGTTGGATAAAATATCTCT CTCTTCCAGATACAGCGGCAGGCCTGTTGGTGCGTAGCATCCACCTGGTCACTCAGAGGCTCAATTCCCAATGGAGGCAAGACAtgagcatttcactagctgccCTGGAACTCCTGGCTGGCCTTGCCAAG GTCAAGGTGGGGGTTGACTCCGCGGATCGTAAACGGGCCGTCAGCTCTATATGCGGGTACATTGTGTACCAGTGTAGCCGTCCAGCTCCTCTTCAGTCCAGGGACCTTCACTCCATGATTGTAGCTGCCTTccagtttctttgtgtgtggctCACTGAGCACCCTGGCATGCTGGATGAAAAG GATTGTCTGGTTGAAGTATTGGAGATAGTGGAGCTGGGAATTTCTGGCAGCAAGTCCCGTCAGGAACAGGAAGTGCGACACAAAGGGGAGAAGGAACACAACCCCGCTTCAATGAGGGTGAAAGATGCAGCTGAGGCCACGCTATCATG TATCATGCAGGTCCTGGGAGCTTTCCCCTCTCCGAGTGGGCCTGCGTCCACTTGCAGTCTGCTCAACGAAGACACCCTAATTCGCTACGCACGACTCAGCGCCACCGGGGCCAGTAACTTCCGCTACTTTGTCTTGGACAACTCGGTTATTCTTGCCATGTTGGAGCAACCTCTCGGCAATGAGCAGA ACCCCAGCCCGTCTGTTACAATTCTGATCCGAGGGACGGCAGGCAGGCATGCATGGACCATGCAGCTCTTCCACCAGCCCAGAGGTGCTCGGGCCAGTCAAAGG GTATTTGTTCCCGAGGGCCGTCCAACACCAAACAACGATGTCGGGATCAAGTACAACGTCAAGCAGAGGCCGTTCCCTGAGGAGGTGGACAAGATCCCCCTTGTTAAAGCCGACGTTAGCATTCCTGACCTGGATGACATTGTTAGCAAAGAG CTGGAAGTTCAACATGACAAGCTTCGCATTCTGATGACCAAGCAAATAGATTATGAGAATACATTGGAGCGGCACGGTGACGACATCTGGAAGTCCAAGCCTTTCCCTGACCCACAGATAGACTGCAAACCTCCTCCGCCTTCGCAGGAGTTCCAGACAGCTCGCCTCTTCCTCTCCCACTTTGGTTTTCTTTCTCTGGAGGCGCTCAAG GAGCCCAACAACAGTCGTCTACCTCCTCATCTGATCGGCTTGGAGTCATCCTTGCCGGGATTCTTTGATGACATCAACTACCTAGACCTGCTCCCCTGCCGCCCGTTTGACACAGTCTTTGTTTTCTACATGAGGGCTGGACAGAAGAGCAGCCACGAG ATCCTGAGGAATGTGGAATCATCCGCTAGCGTTCAGCCCCACTTTTTGGAGTTCCTTCTGTCCTTAGGCTGGCCTGTGGACGTAGGAAGTCACCCAGGGTGGACAGGACACCTCGATACGAGCTGGTCCCTCAACTCGTGCTCCGACAATGACGTACAACAGACTG AAGAAGCAGCTACTCCCGAGGACACGGGAGGTGCAGTGTTCAACGGGGAAAAGAAAGTTTTGTACTATGCAGATGCTCTGACTGAAATTGCCTTTGTTGTCCCGTCGCTAATGGAACATTCTG AGGAGTCATCAGTCCACAGTGACTGCACACTGGAGGCCGACACCAACATGGACCTTATGCCCAGTATACTCAAACAGCCGAATCTCACACTGGAGTTGTTCCCTAATCACTCGGACAACCTGGAGTCTGTCAAAAAG CTGAGTCCTTTGGTGAAGACCAAGAGGTCTTCAAGCGGAAAATCGTTCCCACCACTGGGCCCAGAGACAAAGGTGTTTGTCGTCTGGGTGGAACGATTCGATGATATCG aAAATTTCCCATTGTCTGATCTTCTTGGTGAAACCAGCACAGGTTTAGAAGCAAGCATGAGCAACAGCACCTCCTGCAG ATCAGGGTTACTCGAGAAGGACGTTCCACTGATCTTCATCCATCCTCTCAAGACGGGCCTCTTTCGGATCCGACTGCATGGCGCTGTGGGCAAATTTAGTATGGTGATCCCTCTGGTGGATGGCATGGTGGTCAGCCGCAGGGCGCTAG GCTTTCTGGTGCGCCAAACCATCATCAACGTGTGCCGACGAAAACGCCTAGAAAGTGACTCGTATAACCCGCCGCACGTGAGGCGGAAGCAAAGAATCACGGAGATTGTGCAGCGGTATCGCAACAAGCAACTGGAGCCTGAATTTTACACCTCCCTCTTCCATGAGGTGGGAGAAGGGAAGCCTCACCTCTAA